ACTATTTATCTCTCTAAGCTTTTTGCAATGCATTGTACATCACAAGATACAACATACACCATGGTCCAACAGAAATTCGGCCAACTATCCTGTATTATGTATCACAGTGAAACCAAACTCTGACCATGTGTGTTCTCATTCCTCTTTTCAGACAAATGGATTAAATGTCTCTTCATGCTTGACGAAGTCAACAATACAGTCACGATAGGATGTCACTTTTGTGGTTTCCCTTTGTGCCGTTTTGACGTCCTTCCGTCTTTGTTGTATGATGGGAATCCTTTTCACCCTTTTCCAGCAGGCAGCTGGTTGAGGCTCACTATGTTTGAGAGAGGTCTTGATGAGGAAAGAGAAACAAAGGGAAAACACTGTTAGCAGTACACTCCTTGGTTTAATTAGGAAGtctgtggggagagagacagaagggtggCTGGCTACAAGGAGACAAGAGGTAAAATACTACACAGCACAATCGATTAGAAGATGAATGTCCTGGTTCAACAGTTGGTCGTTGTTGGGCATTGGGGGAGCTGCAGCTGCTTCAATCGTAAAGATTGTATCAGTCAAGATGGCCTTTTGTTATGGCTGAAGAGAGCCCTGTAGTCTGAATAAGAATTTAGGGaaataatacaaaacaaaaataattgtTTCTAGAGGCCCTGACCCACCACCCTTCTACACAAGGTTCTACACAATGTCCAGACTCAATAACGTCACAGTGTCTATTGATCTTGCATTGTTTGTTGTTCAGACTTATTTTAATCTGCTGAGAGTTGTTCATGTCAAATTGAATCAAGATTCAAAACTCAAGTTATACTGCCAGATACAAGAGGGTGAAGAActttgcagtttaaaaaaatgctTTTAAAAGCAGTGCTTAAGTTTTTCTTTTAAAACAACAGTGGGAAATTTTAGGTTGAACTGAGATTTAATGGCGATCCAGTGCATCCTCTATCCCTCTGAGTTGTTGAGTTTGTCAGGAAAGGCTTTACCTCCAGTGTGCATGGGAATGAGGACATGCCATGGGTTAGGACCCCAGAGGCAGTGGGCAGGCAGCACTTCAGACACCTCTTTGAGAGCTGTTGGCACAGCATGAAAGAAAAGACAGTCTTGGGCAGTGGCAGTGAAGATAACTGTTGTGAATGCCATAGTGGCTTTTCTGTTCCTTTTAAGGTAAAATGTGCTTCTTGGATAATGGATGTAGTCTGGATTTCTTAATTTGTTTATCCTCTCCCAGCGATCACAATAATAATTTGTTTAAGAGAACTACCACCATAATTGTGGTTAACGATTGCCTTGAAATACCTTTTGATAAGCGATGTATTTATCTTGGAAGGTGTGCACTTAGTACCTTTCAGAAGGAGCAGGAAGAAAACATTGCTTGACGAGGCGCTTGAAATATAGATTGGAAATTTTGAAGGGCTGAACCAATACATGGAATTTAGCAGTGTTTCAGTGGTTGCTCTTTCAGTTATCAAGAACATGGGCCAATGTTGAAATTCAGCAGAGGCACAAGCTTAAAAGTTTGAAACTCCAAGTGAACAAATATTTCTGACAGTGAAAATTTGGGAAGGCAAGCATTCTTACAAGCGACTGCTGCAACAATCTAATCAAAACCCTCTCCTGATTGCCAAGGTTCCACTTTTGTTGTATCCACTGACATAACCATCAAAGAGCTGCTCACGTTCAAGAAATGGGAGGGTCGTGTCTGATAAGCAGGCTAGCTGCCTATTGTTTCCTGCATCAGCTGGCCTGTACCCATGGTCGCTGAGTGTCAGGTGGGGTGAGTTTACAGAGGAAGTAGTGACATGGGCCAATCCTCCAGGGGAAAGGTGGCTGACGCACTCTCCAGCTCTTTAACCCTCCGGCCCTTGTAGAGCAACTAAACAGTCACTCTCAATCTCTTTAACCAACAAACCCTTGTAGAGCAACTAAACAGTCAAGCTCCATCTCTTTAACCCACCAGCCCTTGTAAAGCAACTAAACagtcactctccatctctttaACCCACCAGCCCTTGTAGAGCAACTAAACagtcactctccatctctttaACCCACCAGCCCGAGTAGAGCAACTAAACAGTCACTCCCAGATCTTTAACCCACCAGCCCTTGTAGAGCAACTAACAGTCACTTCCCAGCTCTTTAACCCACCAGCCCTTGTAGAGCAACTAAACAGTCAATTTCCATCTCTTTAACCCACCAGCCCTTGTAGAGCAACTAAACAGTCAATTTCCATCTCTTTAACCCACCAGCCCATGTAGAGCAACTAAACagtcactctccatctctttaACCCACCAGCCCTTGTAGAGCAACTAAACAGTCACTCTCAATCTCTTTAATCCACCAGCCCTTGTAGAGCAACTAAACAGTCAATTTCCATCTCTTTAACCCACCAGCTCTTGTAGAGCAACTAAACAGTCACTCTCCGTCTCTTTAACCCACCAGCCCTTGTAGAGCAACTAAACagtcactctccatctctttaACCCACCAGCCCTTGTAGAGCAACTTAACAGTCACGCTCCATCTCTTTAACCCACCAGCCCTTGTAGAGCAACTAAACAGTCACGCTCCATCTCTTTAACCCACCAGCCCTTGTAAAGCAACTAAACagtcactctccatctctttaACCCACCAGCCCTTGTAGAGCAACTAAACAGTCACGCTCCATCTCTTTAACCCACCAGCCCTTGTAGAGCAACTAAACAGTCACGCTCCATCTCTTTAACCCACCAGCCCTTGTAGAGCAACTTAAAAGTCACCTCAAAATGAATTTACAATGGTTTGGACTTATGAGAAGCTCTGACCATAGAATACTTCAAATGACGCATTGATCAGAAACCCAGTTCTAATATTCATAACAGCAACTTATCTCTTGAAGTGAATATTTGTAACACCGTTTTCAATTGAACAATCCACAATTATTAGGATATGGTTAGCTGTTTTCCCATTTGGGCTGGACTGTACAAGAACATGGACAGTCTTATTTCTGAGCAGACACAAAAAGTGAGAATTTGTCTGTCTTTACACCAACAGCCCTAACAGCCTAATGATAACATGGTGAGCTCACAAGCAACGATGAAAAAAATATTTCTAAAACATGGACCTCATATTCCAGGTCAACCAAGGTCATTGATTGGACCTCATTTGAAATAGAAGCTGTAATAAATAAGCCCTTTGCTCCTCTGGTACCACATATTTTTATTATTTCAAGCTGTTTATGGTTAAGCCATGCTTCTCTGGTGTTTTTTTATCAAGTATTTGATTGGAAGTAACTGACTGAAAAGGATCCCTGTAATGTCGACCTCATTACTTTTAATTGCGCTCATCCCAATCTGGCTTGTAACAGCTAGCCATTATGGGCTTCTTCAATTCAATTAAAATAATTTGATCCAATCTCATTTTTGTCTTATTCATAAACATAATTATCTGCTTGGCAGTCCCTGGAACAAAAAAAGTGACATACACCAAATTCAGAAAGAGGGTACGGTTGTGGAGAGCACTTGTTAAGTCCCATATCAAGTCACCCCTTTTTTCCAACTTCACTGCCTCTTAGCCCTAGCTGCTGGTAACCTGTCATGCGGAAAGGGGACACATCTTACTAAGTGATTAACATTTGGTCTCAGAGTCAGGTGTCTGAATGACTCCATTCTACCCCTATAAGGAGCTTCCCTATGCATGGGGTAATGTTTGCCCTCAAAAGTGACAAAGTGTGTTGTAGGTGCTCCTCTGACGCAAGCAAACCATTTAGTTGTAGAGTCTTGTGTCAAAGGGACGCATAGCAACGCAAATGCTGCCTATAAATATACCTCCGCGTCTGTGCTATTTTAAACCAAGTCAAACAGGAGAGTTCAACTTCCTTTTACCTTTTTGGAATTTATGTATTGGAAGGTAGAATGAAGTATTGATTCTGTTGGCCAACTGAGCACTGTTATGCAGATTATTTGGACTTTACTATATAGTGGAAGAAACGGTGGAAGTGATTTCTCAGCTGTCAAAGCATACAGTGATGTCACCTTTGGCAGCTACATAATTTGATCCTGACAGAggtacaaaacaacaacaaatagtTAATACATTGTAATATTAGAACAAATATTAAGTAGATATTAATACTGTAACTTATTTATATAATACATAAACAATATTTATTATCCTTATCACGAACACATTTCATTCACTGCAAGTTAATGAAATGTAGTCCTAGGCAAACCTGCCCTCAAAGCAGTTTAAACAATCAACAAAGGGCAGAACAAGTGCATAAGGTTGAATACACAATGGAACCCCAGGATAAGGAGTTGGACTTAGTGGTGTACGTCAGGAGAGAAAGACACACTTCCTTCAATTCACTGTTGAATGTTCAAGTCACACCACTTAACTGCTTTTAGCAGTTATGCCCTACTCTTTCTTCTTTGACAAATACATTAAGTGAGAGACATTCTATTATGTCATTTCAGTCGTTAAAAAACCCcaaagctgaaataaaccatGTGTGGTTGTGTTAAACAGAAAGATAATTTCATTTGATATGTCAACCTAATAGCTGATATGAGCCAGACTGTCTCATGGAACACTTCGACTTCTCCCCTATATATCAGCTATTTTCTTCAGAATACATACATAGTGAACCTTTGGATCATGAAAACGGACACAAATGAAATGTTTAAATATGGATGAGAGTTTATTAAACCTCACTATAACCTATTAACAATTGATGTACTGTTAACAGAGAAGTCATACATAAAAATGATTATATTAAAGTGGAATAAAATACTAGACCATTTCATATCACTCAACATATGAAATACATTTACTGACAATGGCAAGTACTGTAGCGACAACAAGACTGTGGCAAGATGCTAGTAATTCCAAAGAATCTTGTCATCATAGTTACATAGAACACCATGTTAGTCATGGTGTGGAACAAAGTGCTTACAGAGAATACTTAATAAAGGTTAATTCGATGTAAGTTACATTTAGTCAATAATCATATTCCCTCATAATGCAATACTACCTATAACATCATAGGTACATCATAGGTACTATACATAATTACTGTGTGACATCTAATTGACTTTATCTCTGAGCTCGACTTGTTTCAGAGAATACGATAATAAACATCAAACAAAAACAACACGTTTTTGTGTCCCCATAATGCCAATATATATCATTACATATTAACATGTAAGTACCATATTCCCATGTCAGGTAATTGAACATAATTCTGTGTGAAATGAAAAGGAACAATCAGACTTAATGAGAGATGTTATGCCTAAAACATGGTAAATGAAGCATGATTCATTGTTCTGGATTTTCCCATGTCCCCCTCCTTTCAGACCACTATCCCTCCCAGTAAATCTAAGTCACCAGATGCAACAGTAGATTAATGGGAAACATCCTCTCCATTGCTTTGTACAGTGGTAATTTGTCTTAATTTTGATACATTCAGTTTGGCTGTCTGCCCAGCTTCCCAGATGTGACCAGTCTGTTTGACAGATTAAAAACCCAACAACTTCATGAAAGCTAAGACGTTTTGACTTGCTTAGCCTAGAGACAGTCTGAGGTCAAAGCCTTGCAGGTCAACGACCCACCACATAGACGTTGGTCAGTCATGAAAACATCTGGATACAGCTGTCTCCACTCCGCTTTCAAATTAACCACTACCTCTGTTTCCTCTCGCACCCAAACATATCACAGACTTATTTCTCTCCTGATGATCAGTCTTTCCCTTCATGCAAAGATACTCCTCTGGTTTGCGACCAGTGCAGTTTGGCTTTCCCTCcgcctctccttctttctctcaagTCTCATCTTCCAGCATACCGCACTTAGCGCCAATAGCACCAGTCCAGCAGATAGTAGCACCAGCCCAAAGTAGGAGATGGTGGACCCATGTGAGTTGAAGCTGTAGGCCACAGAAGTGACCACGATACCGGCAATGAGAATGACCACGCCAAACGGCACTGTGCAGCGATAGCAGGAGAGTTCTGCACCACCTGTGGCCGCATTCAGTTGGATTTCAGTGACCAAAGGGTGGTCATTGATGTTGGCCTTCTCCACGACAGCTCTTTCTGGGGCTGCTGGCACTGTCATGGTGTCTTTACTGGGTTCCTCTGGCATCGCAGGATCCAGCATCAAAGTTTTGCTTCTTTCCAACCACAGATGGATCCTCACTTTAACCACAGATGGGTCTTCACTTTTTATATCCTGAGGTTGTTCTGTCAGCGTGTCCCAATCtatgtgaaaaaatatataatttgttaTGTCATAGTGAAGGGAGTGTCAAAATCCATATGTTCAACATGTTTCCCAATTGTAGCCTCACTGGACATAATAAAATAGGCCTAAACAATCATTTAAGTAGCTATTATGTGCATGCACATGGCCTCAGTCGGAATGGTTGACAGCTTAAGACATGAGCCATTTGGCACTTAGTAACTCCAGGCAACCTCCTTGCACAATGCTAGCCTCTGGCCCAGCAAAGTCAGAAATTGTCTAAATGACGAAGAACCACTCAACCTTGCACAAGCTGTCACATTCCCTGGAGAGCGTGGGAGATGGCATTACAAACTACTCCGTGTAATTTTACACGTGTAAAATCATGCGGTTTTTCTGTGGTTTTGCTGTAAGGGGTGTTATGTTTGAATTGAATTTCAATGTGTCTAGAAAGTTAGTAATGGAAAATATTGTAGCCTTAGCTGTGCCACATGCATAGGCTATAATTCCGATGACTACATAGTCTACCTACCATATATAAACACGTTATCTCAAGTTGTAATGATTACATAAAAGGAAACATATCATGTATGAGGAAAAGTGTTTGGGTGGGAGAGATCGAGTTTTACGCGTGGACCAACTTCCGGTAAACACACAGTGAATATTGTGTGATGAAGAAAAAAATCTGCATGTTCGATAAGTGTCTAACGAAGTGTTTAAACTTACCTTGCACGCATTTCCATGCCCGCACCGTTTAGAATGTGGTTTTGCCCATCGATGAATAAAACATGGTCTGTAATACGCTTTTGTATTCCAGTAACTCCGTATACTTTCAAAAGCCAACACAAGTGGGACTCCCCTCCGTCTTTATTTACATTAAATTATAAGCCAGATTCAATGTGTAGGTCCAGAACACAGTTTCACTCTCCACTTCGCTCAGCCAGTCTGCAGCTCGCACCGTAAACGCTGTGTTGGAATTTGACTCCCATTCATCGGATGTCCCCTGTGCGTTTCCTCCTGTGTAAGAAAACGACTGTTTGACTGCCATCTTCTTGCATTGCAAGCACGTTTGTAGAATATCGTTGGCTATGGGGGTGGGGTGAACCAAAAGCGGGCCACAGGTTTTTATTATTATCTTGGCTTCAGAGGAGGGGGGACCTTTTAACCTCTTTTGACTAAGGCAGGGCCAACATGAAGCACAGCTGTTGGGATGTCCAGACACATTTATATAGCCTAGAACTGCGCAATAGGCATTTGAAGCAGATGTTGGCTAATACGAAGATGAGTAATAGCAGTTGAAGTATTACAATATTATCACATcatgacaaacaaacacacacacacacacacacacacacacacacacacacacacacacacacacacacacacacacacacacacacacacacacacacacacacacacacacacacacacacacacacacacaaacatacaaacacagacaacatacaaacacacacactcgagCCTACAAGAATATCCATGCACATATCTTCATGTTTGGTTATTTTTAATTAAAACAAGGGACTCTAAGATGATTGACATATGGTCTATCAAACTGGGAGCATGGTTCATAGGACCTATGTGTCTGGAAATTCATGCTGTCACACACCCATGCTATGCCTGTGATCCAATGGCAGCCACCAGGGCCTGTGGATGGGATATGCCTACTGCCTGTAACACAAGTGCTCCCCAAGACAGATCTGACACATAGTAATGTGATACGGGGTGTTGTCTTATCTCTTCCTTCCTGCAGTAAATCCCTTCCCAAAAAGAGACAGTGGCAACGGGAAATCACGGCTCTTCCACAACCCTTAGCTGGACCATATACTGTCCGGCTGGAAAACTGATTTTAGTAATATGACATATCTCTAAACTATCCCTCAGAGGCACTTATGGAGTGACATATTTTAGAGTGATTATCATTTGGGCCTACCTTCAATCAGTGGCATATGTAAATGCTGAATTTGCCTGGTGTGTTTGCAAAAGAAGAGTGCAAAGGATGCTAAACCACAGATCCAGGGTTCTACCTCTGGAAGTTCCTAAAGGAATTGATATATTTTATTAAAACCACCAGATGTAGCTTATCCTATATTTGAAATAGCCTACAGTTTTGGGATTTCTGAATGGAATGGGTGGTTAACCTCAGAATAATCATCAACAAGCAACTGAGACAGGGCACCAGCACAACACAAAGCATTACAGATTATGTTTCCTCTCTATTGTAATTGGAGATGGTCAGTGCTTCCAAATTATATTTTTCCTTGGATGGCACTTCAATTTGGAGGTGGGATAGACAGAGGAGCATTCCAAAATCATTACAGTGCAGTGCAGATAGTcattaaccacacacacacacacacacacacacacacacacacacacacacacacacacacacacacacacacacacacacacacacacacacacacacacacacacacacacacacagtttaaatcCAAAATACAATTTCAATCACAAAAATAAATAGATAGTGATTCTAAGTATATCACTGGAATGACTGACGCACTTCAGCGCACGCACGGCGTCTGAAGCGCACACACGGAATCCTAGATCACATGATCAAATGTCAGAGCACGGTTTGAAAACATGTCGCTGCACTTTACAGATGAGCAATTTCTGGAGGCATGGAAGGAATTAGATAAACCTCAGTTGGAGGGGGGGTGGGAGTTTTTCACAGAGACAATGGGTGTCAAAATCTACCGGCTGTATGACAAGGTACATTTAAGTTACTGTTTTGAGACAGGAATAGAAAGTGAAAACTGCTGTGTTAGCTTATCGGCGGTTAACGTCGTTAGCTGGCGAAGCAATAGTTCATTCATTGTGATTATGCCGATTGGCGTGATTGAATGACGCACTGGCATCGATCTGTTGGATGTGCTCGCACGTAGACTATTTTCACGTTTAATACGT
The sequence above is a segment of the Salvelinus alpinus chromosome 1, SLU_Salpinus.1, whole genome shotgun sequence genome. Coding sequences within it:
- the LOC139575520 gene encoding transmembrane protein 100-like gives rise to the protein MLDPAMPEEPSKDTMTVPAAPERAVVEKANINDHPLVTEIQLNAATGGAELSCYRCTVPFGVVILIAGIVVTSVAYSFNSHGSTISYFGLVLLSAGLVLLALSAVCWKMRLERKKERRRESQTALVANQRSIFA